The Clostridioides difficile genome has a segment encoding these proteins:
- a CDS encoding TVP38/TMEM64 family protein encodes MKGIVTTLIIVAFILIYYTFFRDITAEHIRQYVQSYGNYAPFVYILIFSILPITFFPVPVLALAGGLAFGLWKGTLYTIIGAGINSAIMFMMAKVLAKDAITKFLKNKLSPSLWELFMEADEKRGFFIIFVLRLIPITPYNLINYGAGLTNIKFSSYMLATLIGILPGTLVFLNIGDKAIDITNPSFIISIVLLFLLIITSLILAKKISPTSISKRK; translated from the coding sequence TTGAAAGGAATTGTTACAACACTTATCATTGTTGCTTTTATACTCATTTATTATACATTTTTTAGAGATATTACAGCAGAGCATATACGTCAATATGTGCAATCATATGGAAACTATGCACCTTTTGTATATATATTGATTTTCTCAATTTTACCAATTACTTTTTTTCCAGTTCCAGTATTAGCATTGGCTGGAGGACTAGCATTTGGATTGTGGAAAGGAACTCTTTATACAATAATAGGTGCAGGTATTAATAGTGCAATTATGTTTATGATGGCAAAGGTATTAGCTAAGGATGCCATAACTAAGTTTTTAAAAAATAAATTATCACCATCTTTATGGGAACTTTTTATGGAGGCAGATGAGAAAAGAGGATTTTTTATTATATTTGTATTAAGATTGATACCAATTACTCCATATAATCTTATAAATTATGGAGCAGGACTTACTAACATAAAGTTTAGTAGCTATATGCTTGCAACACTTATTGGCATTTTACCAGGAACATTAGTATTCTTAAATATAGGAGATAAAGCTATTGATATTACTAATCCTTCTTTTATAATTTCTATAGTGTTGCTATTTTTATTAATAATAACATCTTTAATATTGGCAAAAAAGATTTCTCCAACCAGTATATCTAAGAGAAAATAA